Proteins encoded by one window of Nocardia goodfellowii:
- a CDS encoding ABC transporter permease yields the protein MTSLKSLLPPLLFGLGGLALWQLLTVAAGVPSFLLPAPTAIAAQFTENFARILEAATATGANALVGLLVGAVLGIVAAMVAVRFQVVDGLLSPMAAAAAAVPIVALAPLLNSMYSTTTDTPRRMVVTIVVFFPVFVSTAKGLRQVPQVHQDLMTSYAAGGWQVTRTVRLPAALPYLFTGLRIAAPGAVIAAIIAEYFGGLQNGLGSRIISAASNTAYPRAWAYVAGAMLVGLIFLAAVVFLELLTRKPRLVLRRTT from the coding sequence ATGACGTCGCTGAAATCGCTGCTCCCGCCGCTGCTCTTCGGTCTCGGCGGCCTCGCGCTCTGGCAGCTCCTGACCGTCGCCGCGGGCGTGCCGTCCTTCCTGCTACCCGCGCCCACCGCCATCGCCGCACAGTTCACCGAGAACTTCGCCCGGATCCTCGAAGCCGCCACCGCCACCGGCGCCAACGCCCTGGTGGGCTTGCTCGTCGGCGCGGTGCTGGGGATCGTCGCCGCGATGGTGGCGGTGCGCTTCCAGGTCGTCGACGGATTGCTCAGTCCGATGGCCGCCGCGGCCGCCGCCGTGCCGATCGTGGCGCTGGCGCCGCTGTTGAATTCGATGTACTCGACCACCACCGACACCCCGCGCCGGATGGTCGTCACGATCGTGGTGTTCTTCCCGGTGTTCGTCAGCACCGCCAAGGGGCTGCGCCAGGTACCGCAGGTGCACCAGGACCTGATGACCTCCTATGCCGCCGGCGGCTGGCAGGTCACCCGCACCGTCCGGCTGCCCGCCGCGCTGCCGTATCTGTTCACCGGACTGCGCATCGCCGCACCGGGCGCGGTGATCGCCGCGATCATCGCCGAGTATTTCGGCGGTCTGCAGAACGGCCTCGGCTCGCGCATCATCTCCGCCGCCTCGAACACCGCCTACCCCCGGGCCTGGGCGTACGTCGCGGGGGCCATGCTCGTCGGCCTGATCTTCCTCGCCGCCGTCGTTTTTCTCGAATTGCTCACCCGCAAGCCAAGGCTCGTCCTCAGGAGAACCACATGA